GATTAATCCCAATACGGCATGTTTATATTCCGCCGCCGAAAGTGTGGATCGCAGTTTATCGGCTGCCGTCCAGAGTTTCTTATCTAATTCGTTGAGAAATTGTTGTTCGGATTGGTTCATTATGAATTGTTTCTTTTGTTTTACAGTCGATTATGTTAGAAATAGACCATCCTAATATATAGAATTGTGTTATTTAACAGTACCAAATCTTTTTGAAATACAAATGTTGCGATTTTTATAAATTCAAACAAGTAAATAGCCATCTATCTTTAACAATAAATCAATAATAGTTTTCTAATCAGGAGAGAATGAATCTAAATCATTTTTACGTTGCCAATAACGATCAATATCAGATTGTCTGACAAAAATTCTTCTTCCGTCACGAATACACGTTATCAATCCCATTCTTTCTTTTTTACGGAAAGTATTGGGAGACATTTTAAGGTAATACAAAGCTTCTTCCAGACAATAAACCCAATCCGCAATAGGATAAGCATCTTGCATCCGGTCAATGTATGCGGTCAGATAATCAATTTTCTGCTCATACTGGTTAAGCTTGAGCAATACAAGTTCCAGTAAGTGATCATTTAAATTTATACTCTTCATAAATTTCATTCGTGTGATTAAACATCTTGATTTGCTTAATCATCATTGGCCAATGAATGATTTTCGAAGTCTAAGTTAGAGAGAGGTAAAATAAAAACAGAGAAATTCGGCCAGAACTTTCAAAAAATAGTCTCTAAAGACTATTTGTAATAGATTAAATTCAAAAATCCTTTGAACTTTGGTATATATTTATACCGAGGTCAACACATCCTAATAAGTAGCATTTTAGTAGTTATTTCCCTTTTCTTTCATTGTCGAGACATGCCAGATATCTCTCGATTTCCGAGTGTCTGACAAATATTTTCTGTCCATCACGCTTGCACAGAATCAACCCGGCCTTCTCTTTTTTTCTAAAGGTATTCGGGCTCATTTTTAATCTGGGTAGTGCTTCTTTTAAGGTATATATGGGATCAGGCAAAGACTCTCTTTCTGTCAATTGTGTAATACAATCATCCATCCGATCCATCTTCGCAGACATATCTTTGACCAGTTGGATCAGCAACTCATTTTGGTTGCTTAATCTTCCTATTTGCTGAATCAAATCAGGGTTATATGTCGCTTCTTTTTGCCTCATTTACTACTGTGTAGTAATCTATATTTGTTTGGTGATTACGGAATTTATTTACTTCATAAAGTAATACGTCAAAAGTAATCTGACGCTTTCTATTCATCAGCCTATATCTTAATTGAGCTAGCAGTTGAATAAAAAGTTTCGATACCAACTTCATCTGTTTAAATAATAACGATGCCCACTCTGTCAACTTCGTTACAAAATTAAAGAGCCTTTTCTTTAGTTTTGGTTGTTCTTTAGTCATGATATTGCACATTGATATCCTTTGATTTTTACATCTTCAAGTGTATGTGTCTTCTTATATTCATCTTTAGAAGGATGTAAGATTAGCAATACAATCACCCCCAGCAGTTGTATATGTACCGCCACAAAGTTGAGTCTCTTTTATGGGAGTATTATGCTACATATTAATTTCGTGAAGATTAATTCAACAGATCATATACAGCAATCTTAATCGTCGCTGTCAGGGTTTCCGGTTCACCACCTTCCTGTTGTTATTTTGCATCTATTGATCGGATGACTTGGAGTCATCCGATCAATAAATACCCATTCTGCCATTCGCACCCCACCAAAACCTGACAGCGTGCTTGCACCTGTCAGCGTTAAAAAAAATGCAAGTGAGAGTGCGACTCGAAGTCGCGCCCTCACTCGAAATCTCACTTCAAATACTCCAGTCCAGCCCAGTACGCCTCAATATCCGACTGGCGCAAATACACCTTTTCCCCATCCTTCTTACATTTGAGTTTTCCTGCTTTCACTCTTCTCCGAAAAGTATCATACGACATATCCAGTATTTTCAATGCCTCTTCCATCGTATAGATCGGATCAGTCATGGCAGCCCGGTCATTCGACTGCGCTACGCAAGTAGTCAACTGTGTGAACTGATTGGTAAGATTATCGATCTTCAGGAACAGCAGCTCTACGGCATTCTCATTGACACCGTGCTTTCCATCATTCGGAGTGCGACATGAATTCACATCCCGGATAGCTCCATGTAAGTCGGTTCTTGATTTGATTACTTCATTTATCGCCTGAGGCAAAGCTGTCATCAGCGATTGGGTGATCATCTCTTTTAATGAATCATAGGCAATTTCATTGGGTTTATAGCCTGTCTTAAATTTTGGGGTATCCATTTTCTTAACGGATTAAGCAGTTAAAAAATGGACAAAGCGCTTTGTCGGTTACTTTCGTCGAATGACAAAGCAAATGTTGAGGAGCACCCTTCGATTTGAAAGGACAGATTTTTGTTAACGAATATATATATGATTCGATAATCAACTATTAAACCGCTCAATTCCTTTACAGATAGGATATACAGCCATATAATCTATTTATATTCATTCTATATACCAGCGACATCAAGAACTGCAAAACCGCTGTTTTAGTTAAAATATATTTCTAATATTGCAAAGAGTATGCTTTAGGGGATCTCAGAATACTCCATAAGAAACGACACGAATCATCTGAAAAAAGGATACAGGACATCGTCTCGACTAAAATCTCAAATAACCATAATAAAATTCCCACATACAACAGAGGACTGTGTGGGCTAAAATATTCTCATAGATATCCGATTTTCCATTATCGACGCACCCGAACTTTTCGCTCATCAAGGCTGTGTAAAAACTATCTACTGACCCCTCCCGACCTCCCCAAAGTGGGGAGGAGTGGTGCAAACAACACCGTATTCTGGTTAAATCGGTCAATAAATGTGCTGATTTACCTGTTTTTACTGCTGCAAAGCCCCCACTTTGGGGGTTTGGGGGTCAGACAGGCAAGGAGACTTGAAATTTATGTGAGTTTTCACACAGCCTCTCATCAAGAAAGGGCTTGTATTCAGACGAATCTATTCCAGACCGGGGTTCGACTCCCCGCAGCTCCACAGATATAGATATTATTTATCCAAAACCTGAAAGGACAACGTTTGGACTGGTATTTCATCACATTGCTGTCCTCTTTTTGGACAACATCTCCATATATTTAAAAGTGAAACTACTACGCATTGCGACAATCTAGCGGGTGTCGCGTCCCGATGGTTATTGAGGACGCTGCACCCGTAGGGGACTGCTGTAAATGAAAGTTTATCGCTTGTCTTTCAATAAATTAGCATAAAAACCATCCTGCCATTCGCACCCTACCAAAACCTGACAGCGTGTACAGCACCTGTCAGCGTTAAAAAAATACAAGCAAGAGCCCGACTCAAAGTCGTACCCTCACTCACAATCACCGATCTCCCCTATCTGCCCTTGCACCTACTGATCGGATGATTTGGAGTCATCCGATCAGTGATAACCCATAGTCTCCTACCTCCATAGTTCACTATAGGTTTTCTATAGGTTTAGTATAATTCTAGTCTATAAAATTACTACTATAATACATATATAATATAGGTATAATACTGGTATAAAATAAGCTTTATATGAGTAGTATTATATCAGTATTTATTCAGTAAATAACTAAATATATTTATCTTTGGACCTATAATCAACCTATACTAAACCTATAGGAAACTATAAGGAAACCTTATAGAAAAACAAACTGCATCATGGCAAAAATCAAAGGCATACTACAGGCAACGGGAAGTATCAAGGGGGTATCGTTTTACACCCGCATGGGAAGCGACGAGGTGATCATGCGTACAAAAGGGGGCGCCAGTAAGGAGAAGATTAAGAAATCGCCGAAGTTTGAGAAGCTGCGGCAATGCCAGAAGGAGTGGTCGGGCTGTACGAAGCTGGCTTCCGGTATCCGGCTGGCATTGGGTGAACTGCCCCGATTGGCTGATTACAGTGTATCGGGTACGTTGAACGGCATTGCCAAGACCATACAGAAAACGGATACGGAACAGCCGGTGGGACAACGCCACGTGCTACTCTCTACGCAACGGGATATCCTGACCGGATTTACCATGAACCGAAAATATACCTTCGACAGCGTGCTCAGGGCTACTCCCATCGGGGTAATCGATCGTGAAAACCTGTGCGCCCGGGTGACTATCCCACGGATCAATACCGACATTCATCTGGTGAATTTTCCCAAACTGCCCTTTTTCCGCATCATCGTTACGCTCGGTACACTTTCAGATATGGTGTATGATCCTGATAAAAGGGACTATGTGCCAGCGGATAGTTCTTATCATGCCGGAGGCTATACGTTGAAAAGCGAGTGGTTTCCGACTCAGGGTGTAATAGAGGAACAGAGTTTTAATCCCATGATGGAAAATTCTAATCCGGGTGATCTCTCTGACGCCACAACGATGATTCTGGGTATCGGGGTGGAATTTGGAACGGCTGGATATGACGGTAAACCGGTCGAGGTGAAATACGCGGGGTGCGGTAAGGTTTTGGGAGTAAAGTAATTGAATGAGCGCAAAGGCGCTAAGAGCTATCTTTATCACAGAGTTACACAGAGAAAAGCACAGAGGGCCACAGAGATTTGAAATTTTTCTCTGTGGCCCTCTGTGAAAACCTCCGTTGTTCTCTGTGATATAAATCTATAAACTCTCTGTGGTGATTGAACTAACTATTTATTAATCAATGGCTTTATATTACAGAATTACACTAAGAAAACGCATAGGACCACAGAGTTTTGAAATTTTTCTCTGTTGCCCTCTGTGAAAACCTCTGTTGTTCTCTGTGATATAAATATTTAAACCTACTTCTTCGCCGGCTGATCCTTCTGAGCAGCCGCCGCTTTTTCAGCTTTTACCTTATCAACATAAGCTTTGAAAAGCTGACGCCAGTTACGACCGTTGTTGTTGAGATACTGCTCGCATTTATTTTTGTAAATCTCGAAAATGGCAGAGATCTGCTTCATGCTTTTGTAGTCGATAGCTTGTTCGCGTGCCTGTTTCAAAAAGCCGAGTATTTTAGTCTCTTCCTCTTTGGTCAGATCGGGTACGATAGATTTGTATCCCTGCAGGGTAAAAGCCACTTTGCCGATGGTGTATTTATCCAGAATGGCTTCTACCTGCTCTTCGGTGAGCTCTTTCCGCAATCCCGTCATCAGGTCGTCGTGGATGGATTTGGGCATGGCTGACTGCGCAATGATCTGACGGTCCTGGTCAGTCAGTTTATTGCCGGTAAAGGGGTTGATTCCGGCCGGAACGGTAGAAAATGGATGCTCATTGTTCCAGTCACGGGTAGCCTTCAGGTGCGTAGATATAAGCTGCGCCACACGAGCCTCTTTGGCCGCATCATTCAGATTAAGGGATTTCGTCCAATCAGCTGCTTTGGTATCCTGTTCTTTATCCGAACGGAGTTTCTTTTCAGCGGGTGTAAGCGGTTTTTCGGTACTCTGTGACATGGCAGGCACAGACAGTAAAAGCGAGCCGGCAAAGGCAGCTAAAACAAAGATTCTTTTGATCATAAGGCTAATGTTTAATGTGATTTTCTATACCGGCAAATTTAAGATGGATATTTACCGGCGAAGATCACAAAATGACGATAATGGGGAGTTATTTATTCATCTCCCGGCATCGTATCGCCCAACAGCAGCCCCCAGGGCTTGAGCGGATCGATATGATCACAAATCACCTTGACAATGGCCACGATCGGAATGGAAAGAAACATGCCGGGAATGCCCCACAAGGCACCGAAAGCAATCACCACAACCACTGAAATAAGCGCATTGATTCGAACCTTTGAGGCTACGACCTTGGGCACAATCAGGTTGTTATCAATAAACTGGATAATCAGGTAAAGGATCAGGACATAGACCGCAAACCAGGCTGAATCCTTAGTCACCAGGGCAATCATCATCGGTAATGCTACGGCAATGATACCTCCCAGGTAAGGAATCACATTGAGCAGAGCCCCCAGAATACCCAACACAATCGCATAATCAATCCCCAGTATTAGTAACCCTACCGAATTGAGTATTGCCACAATGACAGCCTCAATCACCAGACCGGAAAGGTAACGCTGAATGACGATCTTGATCTGGCTAATGATATTACTGACCATGCTGTGGTGGGTGGCTCCGAACAGCCGGTGTACAAACTCCAGCAACAGCGGTTGGTAGTACAAAACCATGATCACATAGACGGGAATAAGAAAGAGCAATACGAGCGAATTACCTACGGTTACCAATGTTTGCCCGACAGCCGAACTACCCATATTGATCAGCCAGTCAGTGGTCTGACTGATCCAGGTATTGATCTTATCAGGATTAAGACTGAAATATGCGGATGCCCAGGTAATCGTCTGATTAATCAATGAAGAAAACTTTTCTATCAGTGCAGGGAAAGAGGCACTGAAGAGGCTGATCTGGGAAAAAAGAAATGTACCGAATGCCACAAACAATAGAAAGGTCAGAAACATCGTAAGCACAATCGCCCAGATACGACCTACTTTTTTTCTGACAAAGAAACTGACCACCGGATGGAGCACAATGGCAATCATGGTTCCGAAAATGACCGGAATCATAATCTCCTGGGTCACATAAAGCATAGCGATTAGAACATAAATGCCTATGAGGAGAATGGAAACACGGACATAAAAAGGTAATTTGATCGTATTCATGAAGATTGGAAATTTGTATGATGACGTGCAATTGCAGTAATTTGCAATGATACGAAAATCCAGTGCTTTCTCAAAGGATAAAAGAATGGCTTTTAG
Above is a genomic segment from Parabacteroides sp. FAFU027 containing:
- a CDS encoding helix-turn-helix domain-containing protein produces the protein MKSINLNDHLLELVLLKLNQYEQKIDYLTAYIDRMQDAYPIADWVYCLEEALYYLKMSPNTFRKKERMGLITCIRDGRRIFVRQSDIDRYWQRKNDLDSFSPD
- a CDS encoding helix-turn-helix domain-containing protein; protein product: MDTPKFKTGYKPNEIAYDSLKEMITQSLMTALPQAINEVIKSRTDLHGAIRDVNSCRTPNDGKHGVNENAVELLFLKIDNLTNQFTQLTTCVAQSNDRAAMTDPIYTMEEALKILDMSYDTFRRRVKAGKLKCKKDGEKVYLRQSDIEAYWAGLEYLK
- a CDS encoding AI-2E family transporter, which produces MNTIKLPFYVRVSILLIGIYVLIAMLYVTQEIMIPVIFGTMIAIVLHPVVSFFVRKKVGRIWAIVLTMFLTFLLFVAFGTFLFSQISLFSASFPALIEKFSSLINQTITWASAYFSLNPDKINTWISQTTDWLINMGSSAVGQTLVTVGNSLVLLFLIPVYVIMVLYYQPLLLEFVHRLFGATHHSMVSNIISQIKIVIQRYLSGLVIEAVIVAILNSVGLLILGIDYAIVLGILGALLNVIPYLGGIIAVALPMMIALVTKDSAWFAVYVLILYLIIQFIDNNLIVPKVVASKVRINALISVVVVIAFGALWGIPGMFLSIPIVAIVKVICDHIDPLKPWGLLLGDTMPGDE